One genomic segment of Lampris incognitus isolate fLamInc1 chromosome 2, fLamInc1.hap2, whole genome shotgun sequence includes these proteins:
- the LOC130107723 gene encoding epithelial membrane protein 3-like, with translation MAYLLMFVTLLHLITLAMLLIATMEKSWWIWDGMENSDLWYNCRFDNDTGTWLCASTKESEWLQSVQVLMVLSVVFSSVSFMVFLGQLFTMSKGGLFYFTGFCQIFSGLTAFAAALIYTLHNKEILQDSRELSAGHFGYCFILAWVCVPLLLCSGVIYIHLRKKE, from the exons ATGGCCTACTtgctgatgtttgtgacccttcTGCACCTAATCACCCTGGCAATGCTGTTGATTGCCACCATGGAGAAG TCCTGGTGGATATGGGATGGGATGGAGAATTCAGACCTGTGGTACAACTGCAGGTTTGACAACGACACAGGAACCTGGTTGTGTGCTTCTACCAAAGAAAGCG AATGGCTTCAGTCAGTCCAGGTCTTGATGGTCCTGTCAGTGGTTTTCTCTTCCGTCTCCTTCATGGTCTTCCTGGGACAGCTGTTCACCATGTCCAAGGGTGGACTTTTCTACTTTACTGGCTTCTGTCAAATCTTTTCAG GTCTGACGGCATTTGCAGCAGCTCTCATCTACACGCTACACAACAAGGAAATCCTTCAGGACTCCAGAGAACTGAGCGCGGGACACTTTGGCTACTGCTTCATCCTTGCTTGGGTGTGTGTCCCCCTGCTGCTGTGTAGTGGTGTCATATATATTCATCTGCGCAAGAAGGAGTGA
- the ccdc30 gene encoding coiled-coil domain-containing protein 30 has translation MDREEVISVRTVQDQIAVRLQEDGLAPGASVEERQSHLWRELVRSEGELHSTTQELQILRNQQASEMKEVESYVEHIRGLLEERECLTAEYEKDNEQLRLELQQIRLQQENQSKELAEMLVQEGLGEMDLSSPSEQVAYLLVERTTLLERLEVAERRLDTQSLTGNLREVHLQEELKHVRHTMGEELRQQREDILRAKDNMTKQCSSQSPWKKLFGPRRSAQSKHSGSPINSEEVSRERVERQRLERDLEEASSRLAMAHQDIRRLTNELDATKNNNILGLGGPELERTGKEVENLRKEVDKLKHCDMVELQRAKEHNERLDGEIRALRERVRTLDSEKKNLLELLAKSDPEQDTVVKEVDQKDNGRRGEPQNTVSSAEDKDHIHKRCREAMEDGLAQLRELQRRLQRQRTEQEELVERNEELESLLGEAQNASKEERQHHEGELEGLHRRIRSLEAELRKQGSQDKLQKNGDVVKETESYLQQLRGSSPERVALLEARLTEEKDWRKQLEVDLSTAQAALKKDKEALQIGERELKKLRMEVNSLQTECQQGKTLIKSLTQVKGEKALLEEKVAQLERAQNRLQCELDQEKEGGFAQEDLKVSRVQVGQLQEQVDRLTTELTSLEKEYNTLRDEIVAERRQSSELQAQLSSTVQEKLTAQGERERLGLDMQHLREQLQQMQQEQLSSRRDMPRSSLDAGPHTAQIETGLSLAGRTKDDGFDQLSCLKRELSRLQVTLEDERQLASQHELALQAQINEAQARAKSQDSVLSQKAEETKQLKQDVQRAQSLFTSAERELRYEREKNLDLKRHNTLLDQEKLKLCAELKQTQSKLAQMERSAQGQVTECEQQQNRIRQLELELARNATSRSTNASLQEELQAERTRLITADKKVLELQQQLKSTQHQLRMEEARVKESSCLERDNLDLSDTLSALRAQQQEEHITRKLLEQREEELQQQVRSLRLKEASLTRTNSELSHRAQQLETRLAVQEAEHKKAKEEEKDSQKVCYRMQEELVACQQECERLQGELQQVLLQLDTQIRKYNEKQSQHKTKLRQAKQIFLKATAQRDRTIQKLENDLSLASSLSHKEKEWIHTVMEENEKLLVEKRELLRKMSEAEEMGSKGMRTASTVQLRVNVLEMENRQLQERTLKLSNQVSSLECTLKNIQSFYSLEDVKKILPAESGPDSVLHSSGLSLTPGTCDPLGILDAICRVKVGGHVAESSWASLSNPPYQPSELGYLNLTSPMVSADIKGTEENHSSGSERKLCEGFERK, from the exons ATGGATCGCGAAGAGGTAATATCC GTGCGCACAGTGCAGGACCAGATTGCTGTGCGGCTGCAGGAGGATGGCTTGGCTCCGGGAGCCAGTGTCGAGGAAAGGCAGAGCCACCTGTGGCGTGAGCTAGTCCGTTCTGAGGGAGAACTGCACTCAACCACCCAGGAGCTGCAGATACTACGCAACCAGCAGGCTAGCGAAATGAAAGAG GTGGAGAGCTATGTAGAGCATATCCGCGGGCTgctggaggagagggagtgtCTGACTGCAGAGTACGAGAAGGATAATGAGCAGCTGCGCCTGGAGCTCCAACAGATCAGACTCCAGCAAG AGAATCAGAGTAAGGAGCTAGCTGAGATGTTGGTCCAGGAGGGGCTCGGGGAGATGGACCTGAGTAGCCCCAGTGAACAGGTTGCCTACCTGCTGGTGGAGAGAACCACACTGCTGGAGAGGCTGGAGGTCGCAGAGAGAAGACTGGACACTCAGAGCCTCACTGGCAACCTGAGGGAGGTCCACCTCCAG GAGGAGTTGAAGCATGTCCGACACACCATGGGGGAGGAGCTTCGGCAGCAGAGGGAAGACATTCTTAGGGCCAAAGACAATATGACCAAG CAGTGTTCATCTCAGAGTCCATGGAAGAAGCTGTTCGGTCCGCGCAGGTCTGCTCAGAGCAAGCACAGTGGTTCCCCT ATAAACAGTGAGGAGGTGTCCAGGGAACGAGTTGAGCGCCAGCGGCTGGAGCGGGACCTGGAGGAGGCCTCCAGTAGACTGGCCATGGCCCACCAGGACATCCGCAGGCTCACAAATGAGCTAGATgctacaaaaaacaacaacatcctgGGACTTGGTG GACCTGAGCTGGAGCGAACAGGCAAAGAAGTGGAGAACCTGAGGAAGGAAGTGGACAAATTGAAGCATTGTG atatggtgGAGCTGCAGAGGGCCAAGGAGCACAACGAGAGGCTGGATGGAGAGATAAGAGCTCTGAGGGAGAGAGTACGAACCTTGGACTCTGAGAAGAAAAATCTCCTAGAGTTG ttGGCAAAAAGTGACCCAGAGCAAGACACTGTAGTCAAAGAAGTGGATCAAAAAGACAACGGCAGAAGGGGTGAGCCTCAAAACACTGTCTCGTCAGCCGAAGACAAGGATCACATTCATAAACG GTGCCGTGAGGCGATGGAGGATGGGCTGGCGCAGTTGCGGGAGCTTCAGCGACGCCTCCAGAGGCAGCGCACAGAGCAGGAGGAGTTGGTGGAGCGGAACGAGGAGTTGGAGTCATTGTTAGGAGAAGCCCAGAATGCCAGCAAAGAGGAGCGGCAGCACCACGAGGGAGAGCTTGAAGGGTTGCACAGGAGG ATCAGGAGCCTTGAGGCAGAGCTGAGGAAGCAGGGCAGCCAGGACAAGCTGCAGAAGAACGGAGATGTGGTCAAAGAGACTGAGTCCTACTTACAGCAG CTGAGGGGCAGCAGCCCGGAGAGAGTGGCTTTGTTAGAGGCTCGCCTGACCGAGGAGAAGGACTGGAGGAAACAGCTAGAGGTGGACCTCAGCACCGCCCAGGCTGCCCTCAAAAAGGACAAGGAG GCCCTACAGATTGGTGAGAGAGAGTTGAAGAAACTGAGAATGGAAGTCAACAGTCTTCAGACAGAATGCCAGCAAGGGAAAACTCTCATCAAGAGTCTCACCCAAGTCAAGGGGGAAAAGGCACTACTTGAGGAAAAG GTGGCCCAGTTGGAGCGTGCCCAGAACCGGTTGCAGTGTGAGCTGGACCAGGAGAAGGAAGGTGGATTTGCCCAAGAGGACCTGAAAGTGAGCAGGGTGCAGGTGGGCCAGCTCCAAGAGCAGGTTGACCGATTGACTACTGAGCTTACCAGCCTTGAGAAGGAGTACAATACTCTGAG GGATGAAATAGTAGCTGAGCGGAGGCAGAGCAGCGAACTTCAGGCCCAGCTGAGCTCCACGGTCCAAGAGAAGCTCACAgcccagggggagagagagaggctgggccTGGACATGCAGCATCTCAGGGAGCAGCTCCAGCAGATGCAGCAAGAGCAGCTCTCCTCCAGGCGGGACATGCCCAGGAGCAGCCTGGATGCTGGACCACACACAGCTCAAATAGAGACAGGTCTTAGTTTAGCTGGAAGGACCAAGGATGACGGCTTTGATCAG ctgtCATGTCTGAAGCGGGAGCTGAGTCGTCTGCAGGTCACTTTGGAGGATGAGAGGCAGCTAGCCTCTCAGCATGAGCTGGCCCTGCAAGCTCAAATCAATGAAGCCCAGGCACGAGCCAAG TCCCAGGACTCtgtgctgagccagaaggcagagGAGACTAAGCAGCTGAAGCAGGATGTGCAGAGAGCCCAGAGCCTATTCACCTCAGCGGAGAGAGAGCTccgctatgagagggagaagaacCTGGATCTAAAGAGACACAACACGCTGCTGGACCAGGAAAAACTCAAG CTCTGTGCAGAGTTGAAACAGACTCAGAGTAAGCTGGCCCAGATGGAGCGGAGTGCCCAGGGTCAGGTGACCGAATGTGAGCAGCAGCAGAACAGAATCAGGcagctggagctggagctggcaCGCAATGCCACGAGCCGTAGTACCAATGCCAGTCTGCAGGAGGAGCTGCAGGCTGAAAGGACACGGCTCATTACTGCTGACAagaag GTGCTGGAGCTACAGCAGCAGCTGAAGAGCACCCAGCACCAACTGCGCATGGAGGAAGCTCGGGTCAAGGAAAGCAGCTGCCTAGAGAGGGATAATCTGGATCTGTCTGACACCCTGTCGGCTCTGAGAGCCCAGCAGCAGGAAGAGCACATCACCAG GAAGCTTTTAGAGCAGCGGGAGGAGGAGCTGCAGCAGCAGGTGCGCTCCCTGCGACTAAAAGAGGCGTCCTTGACCCGGACCAACTCTGAGCTTAGCCACCGTGCCCAGCAGTTGGAAACCCGACTGGCTGTGCAGGAGGCCGAGCAcaaaaaggccaaagaggag GAAAAGGACAGCCAGAAGGTTTGCTACAGGATGCAGGAGGAGCTGGTGGCTTGTCAACAGGAGTGTGAAAGACTTCAAGGGGAGCTGCAGCAGGTGCTTCTTCAGCTGGACACACAGATAAG GAAATACAATGAAAAGCAGTCACAGCACAAGACCAAGCTGCGTCAGGCTAAGCAGATCTTCCTGAAGGCCACAGCCCAGAGAGACCGGACTATCCAGAAACTGGAGAATGACCTGTCTCTGGCCTCCAGCCTCTCACACAAG GAGAAGGAGTGGATCCATACAGTGATGGAGGAGAATGAGAAGCTGTTGGTGGAGAAGAGGGAGTTGCTGAGGAAGATGAGCGAGGCAGAGGAAATGGGTAGTAAAGGCATGAGGACTGCCTCCACTGTTCAGCTCAG GGTCAATGTCTTGGAGATGGAGAACAGACAGCTACAAGAAAGAACCCTCAAGCTCTCCAATCAAGTCAGTTCCCTAGAATGCACCCTGAAGAACATCCAGTCATTCTACAGCTTAGAG GATGTCAAGAAAATACTTCCTGCTGAAAGTGGCCCTGACAGTGTCCTACATTCATCTGGTCTAAG CCTGACGCCTGGGACATGTGACCCACTGGGCATCCTTGACGCCATCTGCAGGGTGAAGGTGGGTGGGCACGTGGCAGAAAGTAGCTGGGCCTCACTTTCCAACCCCCCATACCAGCCCTCAGAGCTGGGGTACCTGAATCTTACCTCCCCCATGGTTTCTGCAGACATCAAAGGCACAGAGGAGAACCATAGTTCAGGGAGTGAGAGGAAATTATGCGAGGGATTTGAAAGAAAATAG
- the znf362b gene encoding zinc finger protein 362b has product MAEPRFNNPYFWPPPPSMPGQLDNLVLINKIKEQLMAEKIRPLHLPPTSNPSQQPLLVSASPSDAQHGMPVQKPQPQQVPAHHAQPQGSGQPDIALHARPASSSGPGLAPSSRPDNHSTSEALTPTTPTSSSHNRLGGAPSINIISGLASGPGMEHMKAGGLAGLLGPPPKAPRGRKKIKAENPSGPLLVVPYPILADQGCVTVAPKEGKTYRCKVCPLTFFTKSDMQIHSKSHTEAKPHKCPHCSKSFANASYLAQHLRIHLGIKPYHCSYCENSFRQLSHLQQHTRIHTGDRPYKCAHPGCEKAFTQLSNLQSHQRQHNKDKPYKCPNCYRAYSDSASLQIHLSAHAIKNAKAYCCSMCGRAYTSETYLMKHMSKHTVVEHLVSHQSPQRTESPSIPIRISLI; this is encoded by the exons CTGGATAACCTGGTGCTCATTAACAAGATCAAGGAGCAGCTGATGGCTGAGAAGATCCGACCCCTGCACCTGCCACCTACCTCCAATCCTTCCCAACAGCCCTTGCTGGTTTCCGCCTCACCCTCAGATGCGCAGCATGGGATGCCGGTGCAAAAACCTCAACCCCAACAGGTCCCCGCTCACCACGCCCAGCCCCAGGGCTCTGGGCAGCCAGACATTGCTTTGCACGCTCGCCCTGCCTCCAGCTCTGGACCAG GTCTGGCCCCTTCATCTAGACCTGACAACCACAGCACCTCAGAGGCCCTGACCCCCACAACACCCACCTCCAGCAGCCATAACCGCCTGGGTGGGGCCCCGTCCATAAACATCATCTCTGGGCTGGCCAGTGGCCCTGGCATGGAACACATGAAAGCCGGGGGTCTGGCGGGACTCCTAGGCCCTCCACCCAAAGCGCCCAGAGGTCGGAAGAAGATCAAAGCTGAGAACCCTTCTGGTCCTTTACTGGTGGTTCCCTACCCCATCCTAGCTGACCAAGGCTGTGTCACTGTCGCACCCAAAGAGGGCAAAACCTACAG ATGCAAAGTGTGCCCGCTCACTTTCTTCACCAAGTCGGATATGCAGATCCACTCCAAGTCCCATACGGAGGCCAAGCCCCACAAGTGTCCTCACTGCTCCAAATCGTTTGCCAACGCCTCCTACCTGGCTCAGCACCTGCGTATCCACCTGGGCATCAAGCCCTACCACTGCTCCTACTGCGAGAACTCCTTCCGCCAGCTCTCACACCTGCAGCAGCACACCAG AATCCACACTGGTGACCGGCCTTATAAATGCGCCCACCCAGGATGTGAAAAGGCCTTCACGCAGTTATCAAACCTCCAG TCTCACCAGCGGCAGCACAATAAAGATAAGCCGTATAAATGTCCCAACTGCTACCGTGCCTACTCTGACTCAGCATCACTGCAGATCCACTTGTCAGCGCACGCCATCAAAAACGCTAAAGCCTATTGCTGTAGTATGTGTGGCCGGGCATACACCTCA GAAACCTACCTTATGAAGCACATGTCAAAACACACCGTGGTGGAGCACCTAGTGAGCCACCAGTCACCCCAGAGGACCGAATCTCCCAGCATTCCCATACGCATCTCCCTCATTTGA